The following are from one region of the Oncorhynchus tshawytscha isolate Ot180627B linkage group LG24, Otsh_v2.0, whole genome shotgun sequence genome:
- the LOC112223505 gene encoding rho GTPase-activating protein 22 isoform X3 translates to MREEDAIPKDNYSGRCQLHSLTGGPGGEKDRAALSHEAFLLMANSQSDMDDWVKAIRRVIWAPFGGGIFGQHLEDTVQYEKKFGHRLAPLLVEQCVDFIKERGLDEEGLFRMPGQANLVKDLQEAFDCGDKPLFDSNTDVHTVASLLKLYLRELPEPVVPFSKYEDFLSCAQLLAKDVEEGVQELVKQVSYLPPANYNLLKYICMFLDEVQSHANKNKMSVQNLATVFGPNILRPKMEDPVAIMEGTSLVQSLMTVLISEHNRLYSGRGELEVPVPQPEVTLQGQRLQQHSIGGWISEEDLQNCPTNPNEDLACSSASSLDAKLCAATTPPPRLAPSGKGEPVVSPSKQTKNLPSWKYSFKGTSTPRPPPQADVTTMSPSGNWLMNGLSSLRSHRRTSSGERVRDSTGFSQRLSTYDNVTSSSSMGSGPSVASTPWSTSSCDISASDSGSEPSGLNCGNGKGLEECQWQELALPQGPGQGQRGGRVEERVGDRVSEQELDSSEAMELCVSSAGCSDNGNTIANMVVPSIVTPEDLDGGSKALTSLVEGLKDELRKQKVADETRIKRLEESSAALCAQMERLEQEMEQERKKQRMLEIKLRNSERARHDAENRNRLLEKEMEDFFSTLGDLALGARTSDI, encoded by the exons ATGCGAGAGGAGGACGCTATTCCAAAGGATAATTATTCTGGTCGGTGTCAACTTCATTCATTAACAG gTGGTCCAGGAGGAGAAAAGGACCGTGCTGCGCTCAGTCATGAGGCCTTTCTGCTCATGGCCAACTCTCAGAGTGACATGGATGACTGGGTCAAGGCCATAAGACGGGTCATCTGGGCACCCTTTGGAGGAG GGATATTTGGCCAGCATTTAGAAGACACAGTCCAGTATGAGAAGAAATTTGGGCACCGCCTGGCACCTCTTCTGGTGGAGCAGTGTGTGGACTTCATAAAGGAACGAGGTCTGGATGAGGAGGGCCTCTTTCGGATGCCAGGGCAGGCTAACCTGGTAAAGGATCTACAGGAAGCCTTTGACTGTGGGGATAAGCCTCTGTTTGACAG TAACACTGACGTCCACACGGTGGCATCCCTGCTGAAGCTCTACCTCCGTGAACTGCCTGAGCCTGTGGTCCCTTTCTCCAAGTATGAGGACTTCCTCTCCTGTGCTCAGCTGCTGGCCAAAGACGTGGAGGAG GGTGTACAGGAGCTGGTCAAGCAAGTGAGCTATCTTCCTCCCGCCAACTACAATCTCCTGAAGTATATATGCAT GTTTCTTGACGAGGTCCAGTCTCACGCAAACAAAAATAAGATGAGTGTACAGAACCTGGCCACGGTATTTGGACCAAATATCCTCCGACCCAAAATGGAGGACCCAGTGGCTATTATGGAAG GGACCTCCCTAGTCCAAAGCCTCATGACCGTACTGATCAGTGAACATAACCGTCTGTACTCGGGGAGGGGGGAGCTGGAGGTCCCTGTTCCCCAGCCAGAGGTGACCCTCCAGGGCCAAAGGCTCCAGCAGCACAGCATCGGTGGCTGGATCTCTGAGGAGGACCTCCAGAACTGCCCCACCAACCCCAACGAGGACCTCGcctgcagcagcgcctcttcttTGGACGCAAAGCTCTGTGCTGCCACCACCCCTCCACCTAGACTTGCTCCTTCAGGAAAGGGGGAGCCAGTGGTCAGCCCCAGCAAGCAAACCAAGAACCTTCCCTCCTGGAAGTACTCCTTCAAGGGCACCTCAACGCCACGGCCCCCTCCTCAGGCCGACGTCACCACCATGTCCCCCAGTGGCAACTGGCTGATGAACGGGCTGTCCTCTCTGAGGAGCCACAGGCGCACCTCCTCGGGGGAGCGTGTCAGGGACTCCACCGGCTTTTCCCAGAGACTGTCCACCTACGACAACGTCACGTCTTCCTCCAGCATGGGCAGTGGCCCTAGTGTAGCCAGCACGCCTTGGTCTACCTCCTCCTGTGACATCTCCGCATCCGACTCAGGCAGCGAGCCCTCTGGGCTTAACTGTGGTAATGGGAAGGGTCTAGAGGAGTGCCAATGGCAGGAGCTAGCCTTACCCCAGGGCCCAGGCCAGGGTCAGAGGGGAGGccgggtggaggagagagttggagataGGGTCTCAGAGCAAGAGCTGGACAGTAGTGAAGCCATGGAGCTGTGTGTTAGCAGTGCAGGCTGCAGTGACAACGGGAACACCATAGCCAATATGGTGGTGCCGTCCATCGTGACGCCAGAAGACCTTGATGGAGGCTCCAAAGCACTTACCAGCCTGGTGGAGGGTCTGAAGGATGAGCTGAGGAAACAGAAGGTGGCTGACGAGACCAGGATCAAAAG GCTGGAGGAGTCCAGTGCGGCGCTGTGTGCTCAGATGGAGCGTCTGGAGCAGGAGATGGAGCAGGAGAGAAAAAAGCAGAGGATGCTGGAGATCAAGCTCCGCAACTCAGAGCGAGCCCGTCACGACGCAGAGAACAGGAACCGGCTCCTAGAGAAGGAAATGGAGGACTTCTTCTCCACTCTGGGGGACCTGGCTCTGGGAGCAAGGACTAGTGACATTTAA
- the LOC112223505 gene encoding rho GTPase-activating protein 22 isoform X2 encodes MCHYGHYVLLENQSSRVHEPDWIELLRPSLLGKCGFGMYEKHALTLCSTCSVTYYDYSDLSVSSGCDCVERRRCAQSGIFGQHLEDTVQYEKKFGHRLAPLLVEQCVDFIKERGLDEEGLFRMPGQANLVKDLQEAFDCGDKPLFDSNTDVHTVASLLKLYLRELPEPVVPFSKYEDFLSCAQLLAKDVEEGVQELVKQVSYLPPANYNLLKYICMFLDEVQSHANKNKMSVQNLATVFGPNILRPKMEDPVAIMEGTSLVQSLMTVLISEHNRLYSGRGELEVPVPQPEVTLQGQRLQQHSIGGWISEEDLQNCPTNPNEDLACSSASSLDAKLCAATTPPPRLAPSGKGEPVVSPSKQTKNLPSWKYSFKGTSTPRPPPQADVTTMSPSGNWLMNGLSSLRSHRRTSSGERVRDSTGFSQRLSTYDNVTSSSSMGSGPSVASTPWSTSSCDISASDSGSEPSGLNCGNGKGLEECQWQELALPQGPGQGQRGGRVEERVGDRVSEQELDSSEAMELCVSSAGCSDNGNTIANMVVPSIVTPEDLDGGSKALTSLVEGLKDELRKQKVADETRIKRLEESSAALCAQMERLEQEMEQERKKQRMLEIKLRNSERARHDAENRNRLLEKEMEDFFSTLGDLALGARTSDI; translated from the exons ATGTGTCATTACGGTCATTACGTGTTATTAGAAAACCAGTCATCTCGAGTGCACGAGCCAGACTGGATTGAATTACTTCGACCGTCGCTGCTTGGTAAATGTGGCTTTGGCATGTATGAAAAGCACGCTCTGACTCTGTGTAGCACTTGCTCGGTGACGTACTACGACTACTCTGATCTGTCAGTGTCTAGTGGTTGCGACTGTGTTGAGAGGCGGCGTTGCGCACAATCAG GGATATTTGGCCAGCATTTAGAAGACACAGTCCAGTATGAGAAGAAATTTGGGCACCGCCTGGCACCTCTTCTGGTGGAGCAGTGTGTGGACTTCATAAAGGAACGAGGTCTGGATGAGGAGGGCCTCTTTCGGATGCCAGGGCAGGCTAACCTGGTAAAGGATCTACAGGAAGCCTTTGACTGTGGGGATAAGCCTCTGTTTGACAG TAACACTGACGTCCACACGGTGGCATCCCTGCTGAAGCTCTACCTCCGTGAACTGCCTGAGCCTGTGGTCCCTTTCTCCAAGTATGAGGACTTCCTCTCCTGTGCTCAGCTGCTGGCCAAAGACGTGGAGGAG GGTGTACAGGAGCTGGTCAAGCAAGTGAGCTATCTTCCTCCCGCCAACTACAATCTCCTGAAGTATATATGCAT GTTTCTTGACGAGGTCCAGTCTCACGCAAACAAAAATAAGATGAGTGTACAGAACCTGGCCACGGTATTTGGACCAAATATCCTCCGACCCAAAATGGAGGACCCAGTGGCTATTATGGAAG GGACCTCCCTAGTCCAAAGCCTCATGACCGTACTGATCAGTGAACATAACCGTCTGTACTCGGGGAGGGGGGAGCTGGAGGTCCCTGTTCCCCAGCCAGAGGTGACCCTCCAGGGCCAAAGGCTCCAGCAGCACAGCATCGGTGGCTGGATCTCTGAGGAGGACCTCCAGAACTGCCCCACCAACCCCAACGAGGACCTCGcctgcagcagcgcctcttcttTGGACGCAAAGCTCTGTGCTGCCACCACCCCTCCACCTAGACTTGCTCCTTCAGGAAAGGGGGAGCCAGTGGTCAGCCCCAGCAAGCAAACCAAGAACCTTCCCTCCTGGAAGTACTCCTTCAAGGGCACCTCAACGCCACGGCCCCCTCCTCAGGCCGACGTCACCACCATGTCCCCCAGTGGCAACTGGCTGATGAACGGGCTGTCCTCTCTGAGGAGCCACAGGCGCACCTCCTCGGGGGAGCGTGTCAGGGACTCCACCGGCTTTTCCCAGAGACTGTCCACCTACGACAACGTCACGTCTTCCTCCAGCATGGGCAGTGGCCCTAGTGTAGCCAGCACGCCTTGGTCTACCTCCTCCTGTGACATCTCCGCATCCGACTCAGGCAGCGAGCCCTCTGGGCTTAACTGTGGTAATGGGAAGGGTCTAGAGGAGTGCCAATGGCAGGAGCTAGCCTTACCCCAGGGCCCAGGCCAGGGTCAGAGGGGAGGccgggtggaggagagagttggagataGGGTCTCAGAGCAAGAGCTGGACAGTAGTGAAGCCATGGAGCTGTGTGTTAGCAGTGCAGGCTGCAGTGACAACGGGAACACCATAGCCAATATGGTGGTGCCGTCCATCGTGACGCCAGAAGACCTTGATGGAGGCTCCAAAGCACTTACCAGCCTGGTGGAGGGTCTGAAGGATGAGCTGAGGAAACAGAAGGTGGCTGACGAGACCAGGATCAAAAG GCTGGAGGAGTCCAGTGCGGCGCTGTGTGCTCAGATGGAGCGTCTGGAGCAGGAGATGGAGCAGGAGAGAAAAAAGCAGAGGATGCTGGAGATCAAGCTCCGCAACTCAGAGCGAGCCCGTCACGACGCAGAGAACAGGAACCGGCTCCTAGAGAAGGAAATGGAGGACTTCTTCTCCACTCTGGGGGACCTGGCTCTGGGAGCAAGGACTAGTGACATTTAA